The following are encoded in a window of Roseimaritima ulvae genomic DNA:
- a CDS encoding YncE family protein, with product MAVLVANGCSSSKPAPPAKAAAKPELTNVYQVGPVVDLLAMVDPQRDAVTGEFRWQEESLIVPAVRAAQLNLDVDLPEQYELRMEVARVRGNESLNLGITVGAHQAVVVIEGWGKRISGLNLVDGRLGEDNETSSTFPVFTDNAVKSIRVIVRRESVLVDVGGNVFIDYRGAPSRLNFDERFFRRPRLNQLMLGSWQTEFRVTRWTLTPFGDQPVDYTKTPDAVVATTANMETKSEEPPASLATDLENSAEPPVAAEPFAEASSEPTAEMSPAAANEPRAEDDEKPNQVAWQAVPDPYPQWDGSAVTKLSVSQPADWVVVPFGPSPFFMTGTPTGESIRWQVHDIRSGNPIGKACELPASDHHFPRLCPSGRYMLTYVGISAQRRVAVQSFVSGETVYEAASPDVRISDAPRDLLALNHSLVSVRGGRDDVEFQRVDLRTGKVELTWNVDQSPGELAAITVSPGGRYLLVNGRRQLNVYELATGQRVGQVDVPEQLAVADALAFSRDGAELALLGRESGRPSPILWCIDWSGGETVLQEDMQAEIHGMENNYLFGPALEWFPNNELLLYYGRDVIDRQSGKFCVQIPGNQFWEHPRRTLGSRSILGMMPGEDPNQRVYRSVSLSSLSLDTALHVLRRGGSAADVGLPPLSVPNSGEGKRLAWEPSDGPLRVQLAERPALPELKLPMLLASFKESNTELRRIEFADPPAATAVMHFTFNRRDDHKRRDMLVRFDLQRRKPTGSIPIHKDFHLVGVSPDGTRAMIGRFNEVDAYGRLDVVDLVSKQHVAGWLPFADEVYAADVSASGQPQAKNPMTANWVRFVGNDRVVAVNPAGKLVCWQLPECEVLLGCDDFGQPLGLSADRRYLAGEHASRLVLLDLQSGSWAGEVRPAEPPLAILRAGFASDNGQLAAVLGYQGRHQLVVWNLTNGTPLDQFDMPFSTGRPGRSEQQNDLHRQWGLDFRRSGYLTLDDLYLIDRAGESIAWQYSLRRGKHAVNGPDDREWFTEYRTADHGRGQAFEYWLTATELPSQQVVGMIGSAPASDSQRPVGRSVLSTTDEEARLIPPAP from the coding sequence ATGGCCGTTTTGGTGGCCAACGGCTGCTCGTCTTCCAAACCGGCTCCCCCAGCGAAAGCCGCGGCCAAACCCGAGCTGACCAACGTTTACCAAGTCGGGCCTGTGGTAGATCTGCTGGCCATGGTCGACCCGCAGCGTGATGCCGTCACGGGTGAGTTCCGCTGGCAGGAGGAAAGTTTGATCGTCCCCGCTGTCCGCGCCGCTCAGCTGAACCTGGACGTCGACTTGCCAGAACAATATGAATTGCGGATGGAGGTCGCTAGGGTGCGGGGCAACGAGTCGCTGAACCTTGGGATTACCGTCGGAGCTCACCAGGCCGTGGTGGTGATCGAAGGCTGGGGCAAACGGATCAGCGGACTCAACTTGGTGGACGGGCGGTTGGGCGAAGACAACGAGACGTCCAGCACGTTTCCGGTCTTTACCGACAATGCGGTCAAGTCGATCCGCGTCATCGTGCGTCGCGAAAGTGTGCTGGTCGACGTTGGCGGCAATGTGTTTATTGACTACCGAGGCGCTCCGTCGCGACTCAATTTCGATGAGCGATTCTTTCGTCGACCGCGGCTTAATCAATTGATGTTGGGCAGCTGGCAGACGGAGTTTCGCGTCACTAGGTGGACGCTCACCCCGTTTGGTGATCAGCCGGTGGACTATACCAAGACGCCCGATGCGGTGGTTGCGACAACTGCCAACATGGAAACAAAATCCGAGGAACCTCCGGCGTCGCTGGCTACCGATCTTGAGAATTCCGCAGAACCGCCGGTGGCCGCAGAACCATTCGCCGAGGCTTCGTCCGAACCGACTGCTGAGATGTCCCCGGCCGCGGCAAACGAACCGCGGGCCGAGGATGACGAAAAACCCAATCAGGTCGCTTGGCAGGCAGTCCCGGATCCTTATCCCCAGTGGGACGGATCGGCGGTTACCAAGCTGTCCGTCTCCCAGCCCGCAGACTGGGTGGTCGTGCCTTTCGGACCAAGCCCTTTTTTCATGACGGGGACTCCCACGGGCGAATCAATTCGTTGGCAAGTCCATGACATCCGCAGTGGCAACCCGATCGGGAAGGCGTGCGAGCTGCCGGCGAGCGATCATCATTTCCCAAGGCTGTGTCCTTCGGGTCGCTACATGCTGACCTACGTCGGCATCAGTGCCCAGCGACGAGTGGCCGTTCAGTCTTTTGTGTCTGGAGAAACCGTCTATGAAGCAGCCTCGCCGGACGTTCGTATCAGTGACGCCCCACGGGATCTGCTCGCACTCAATCATTCGCTGGTCTCGGTGCGTGGTGGGCGTGATGACGTGGAGTTCCAGCGTGTGGATCTTCGTACCGGCAAGGTTGAACTTACCTGGAACGTCGACCAGTCGCCGGGGGAGTTGGCTGCGATCACGGTGTCGCCCGGCGGACGTTATCTGCTGGTCAATGGACGCCGTCAGTTGAACGTGTACGAGCTTGCCACCGGTCAGCGGGTGGGGCAAGTCGATGTGCCGGAGCAGCTTGCGGTTGCGGACGCTTTGGCGTTTTCGCGTGACGGAGCCGAATTGGCCTTGTTGGGGCGGGAGTCAGGCCGCCCGTCGCCGATACTGTGGTGCATCGATTGGTCTGGCGGCGAGACGGTTTTGCAGGAGGATATGCAGGCCGAAATCCACGGGATGGAAAACAACTACTTGTTCGGACCGGCGCTGGAGTGGTTTCCCAATAACGAGCTGCTGCTGTACTACGGGCGAGATGTCATCGACCGCCAGAGCGGCAAATTCTGTGTTCAGATACCGGGTAACCAGTTCTGGGAACACCCGCGCCGCACGCTGGGAAGTCGTTCCATTCTGGGCATGATGCCTGGTGAAGACCCAAATCAGCGAGTCTACCGTTCCGTCTCATTGAGCAGCCTGTCGCTGGACACCGCTCTGCACGTGCTTCGCCGTGGCGGCAGCGCCGCGGACGTTGGTCTGCCGCCACTGAGTGTTCCTAACAGCGGTGAGGGCAAGCGGTTGGCGTGGGAGCCGAGCGACGGTCCGCTCCGCGTACAGCTCGCCGAGCGTCCGGCATTGCCTGAGCTGAAGCTGCCGATGCTGTTGGCTTCGTTTAAAGAAAGCAATACCGAACTTCGGCGGATCGAATTCGCGGACCCGCCAGCCGCCACGGCGGTAATGCATTTCACATTCAACAGACGCGACGATCACAAGCGTCGTGACATGTTGGTTCGTTTCGATCTGCAGCGCCGCAAACCGACCGGTTCGATTCCGATCCACAAAGATTTCCATTTGGTTGGGGTAAGTCCCGATGGCACCCGCGCGATGATCGGTCGGTTTAATGAAGTGGATGCTTACGGCCGTCTGGATGTCGTCGATCTCGTTAGCAAACAACACGTTGCCGGCTGGCTGCCCTTTGCCGACGAAGTCTATGCGGCGGACGTCTCGGCAAGCGGTCAGCCGCAAGCCAAGAACCCGATGACAGCCAACTGGGTTCGGTTTGTGGGCAATGACCGAGTCGTGGCGGTGAACCCTGCGGGCAAACTGGTCTGTTGGCAGCTACCGGAGTGCGAAGTTCTGTTGGGCTGCGACGACTTCGGCCAGCCGCTCGGGCTGAGCGCCGATCGACGTTACCTGGCGGGAGAGCATGCCAGCCGGCTGGTTCTGTTGGACCTGCAGAGCGGCAGCTGGGCAGGCGAAGTGCGGCCCGCGGAGCCTCCACTGGCGATCCTGCGAGCAGGGTTTGCCTCCGACAACGGTCAACTGGCCGCGGTATTAGGCTATCAGGGCCGCCACCAGTTGGTGGTCTGGAATCTGACCAACGGAACGCCGCTCGATCAATTCGACATGCCCTTCTCAACGGGTAGGCCCGGCCGGAGCGAACAGCAGAACGATTTGCACCGTCAATGGGGGCTCGACTTTCGCCGCAGCGGTTACTTGACGCTGGACGATCTGTACTTGATCGATCGAGCTGGTGAATCGATTGCTTGGCAGTACAGTCTCCGCCGCGGCAAGCACGCCGTGAATGGACCAGATGATCGTGAATGGTTCACGGAGTATCGAACCGCCGATCATGGTCGCGGTCAAGCGTTCGAGTACTGGCTGACGGCGACCGAATTGCCGTCGCAGCAAGTGGTCGGCATGATCGGCTCGGCCCCTGCCAGCGATTCGCAGCGTCCCGTCGGACGCTCGGTGCTTTCCACGACCGACGAAGAGGCTAGGTTGATTCCGCCGGCGCCCTGA
- a CDS encoding sulfatase-like hydrolase/transferase, with protein MRTCLTCLFSLSLLALSPIAAVAADTPPPPPNIVVFLVDDMGVMDTSLPFLTDADGQPKRYPLNDYYRTPNMERLAAGGIRFNNFCAMSVCSPTRISIMSGQNAARHRATNWINPDKDNRGPLGPPDWNWHGLTSSDVTLPRVLQQNGYRTIHVGKAHFGPRQFEGAEPKNLGFDVNVAGCSIGAPSSYYGEKSYGNGLNARKKSHAVPGLEKYHGSDTFLTEALTIEAKQQVDDAVAENKPFFLHMAHYAVHAPFNSDLRFAEHYADSDKPKNAKAFATLIEGIDKSLGDLLDHLDTIGVADNTLVMFLGDNGSDAPLGHQHAVACAAPLRGKKGSHYEGGMRVPFIAAWAQRDPNNVHQQRLPIAAGAIQPQIASVEDLFPTLLAAATADDDAAAEALGQHSLDGQRLDKLLTGQADTTRDQTFLMHYPHAPHRSDYFTTYRDGDWKVIYHYFPTKVSDNSHYQLYNLADDPFESNNLAESHPKELQRMMEGLINALEQHDAAYPVDKQDHQTPQKPQLP; from the coding sequence ATGCGTACCTGCCTCACCTGCTTGTTTTCCCTCTCGCTGCTGGCACTCAGTCCCATTGCCGCCGTTGCCGCTGACACCCCACCGCCTCCGCCCAACATCGTGGTTTTCCTGGTCGATGACATGGGGGTGATGGACACCTCGCTGCCCTTCCTGACCGATGCCGACGGCCAACCCAAACGCTATCCGCTGAACGATTATTACCGCACGCCCAACATGGAACGCTTGGCGGCAGGCGGCATTCGCTTTAACAACTTCTGCGCGATGAGCGTCTGTTCGCCGACGCGGATTTCGATCATGAGCGGTCAAAACGCGGCGCGGCACCGAGCCACCAATTGGATCAACCCCGACAAAGATAACCGCGGACCGCTGGGACCGCCCGACTGGAACTGGCACGGCCTGACCAGCAGCGACGTTACCTTGCCCCGCGTGCTGCAACAAAACGGCTACCGCACGATCCATGTCGGTAAAGCTCACTTCGGTCCTCGCCAATTCGAAGGCGCCGAACCCAAGAACCTGGGTTTCGACGTCAACGTCGCCGGCTGCTCGATCGGTGCGCCGTCCAGCTACTACGGAGAGAAAAGCTACGGCAACGGTCTCAACGCACGCAAGAAATCCCATGCGGTACCGGGGCTGGAAAAGTACCACGGCAGCGACACGTTTCTGACCGAAGCCCTCACGATCGAAGCCAAGCAACAGGTCGACGATGCGGTCGCGGAAAACAAGCCGTTCTTTCTGCACATGGCCCACTACGCCGTGCACGCTCCGTTTAATTCCGATCTACGATTTGCCGAGCACTACGCAGACAGTGACAAACCCAAAAACGCCAAAGCCTTTGCCACGTTGATCGAAGGCATAGACAAATCGCTCGGCGACCTGCTGGATCACCTCGATACCATCGGCGTGGCCGACAACACGCTGGTCATGTTTCTCGGTGACAATGGCTCCGACGCTCCCCTGGGGCATCAACACGCCGTCGCTTGTGCCGCCCCACTGCGAGGCAAAAAGGGCTCGCATTACGAAGGCGGCATGCGAGTTCCGTTTATTGCCGCTTGGGCACAGCGTGATCCGAACAACGTCCACCAACAACGTCTGCCGATTGCCGCCGGTGCGATCCAGCCGCAAATCGCGTCGGTGGAAGACCTATTCCCCACGCTCTTGGCCGCCGCCACAGCGGACGATGACGCGGCCGCCGAGGCGCTCGGCCAGCACAGCCTGGACGGGCAGCGTTTGGACAAACTGCTAACCGGCCAAGCCGACACGACGCGTGACCAGACTTTCCTGATGCACTATCCGCACGCTCCACACCGCAGCGACTACTTCACGACTTACCGCGACGGAGACTGGAAAGTGATCTACCACTATTTCCCCACCAAAGTTTCCGACAACTCCCACTACCAACTGTACAACTTGGCCGACGATCCCTTCGAGTCGAACAACCTGGCGGAATCACACCCCAAAGAACTGCAACGGATGATGGAAGGACTGATCAACGCGTTAGAGCAACATGACGCGGCCTACCCGGTCGACAAACAAGACCACCAGACGCCGCAAAAGCCGCAGCTGCCGTAA